In Oryzias melastigma strain HK-1 linkage group LG6, ASM292280v2, whole genome shotgun sequence, the DNA window GTCTTTCTTCCGTCTCTTATACGGAACAAAAAGGCGAACCGGACCGGTCTGCACCAGGAGAACACGGAGAAAAGTCATGACGGCAACACAAGATAATGCATAACAATTTGACAGCATATTACAAAACACGGGATTTAGTAAGAGAGACACTACATTCATCCATAAAGTCATTGACAGTATCTTTGTCTGGCCTGTAAAGCTTCTGTAATGTTTCCTCTACTGAACATCTCATTGTCTTGTTTTTCTGGAACTTTTTAGACATTTGCTCTGACGAAGATGACGTACTTAGAAGACGGTGTTTTCACACGTCCTGACCTCCACTAATAAGTTAGGTAGGTGACGTGCTGAAATCAGTATTGCCTCAATACAACACAAATCCTGCTTTCTTACTGAAATATACCTTTAAACACGAGCAGCCGCAGGAGATTTTTATAACAGTTTATTGTGAATTCTTTCATTACTTTTGCACTCTAAGGTTGCGCGTTAGAAAACGAGTGTGTGGTTTCTGTCTCTGTCATCCTATGATAGACCAGCAGAGTGACATGGGTCTGTATTAGAGCTGGAACGAATACCCAAATACTGGGATATTCATGGTTGACTCCAAGATCACCGAGTTGTgagtttaataaataatgtaGAGTATATTTGAAAACAATTCACTTCAGTCAATGTAACTATGGCTCTAAAATGCTGCTGATCACCATTAGCTCCGATCCGCTTCGGGGTTGCTTTttgtgaggaatgaacactataataaatttaaaagctcaaaaagttaattttccaTGGTATAGACTCTTTAAATAGTTTGTGAATCGCTGATCTTCATTCATGAATCAGATCAGATCTCTGTCTAGGTGAGGATCCACAGCCCTTCTGAGTATATCAGGATGACTGCTGTTTGTTCAAATCTAAAAGCATTTCTGACTCATTCATACAGATGATTGAATGATCTCTGGAGACtttgaacatcagaaaaaacagTGTTTACCATATTGATGTTTTCTCCTGCCAGGGAACTCTCTTCCTTTAAAGACTGTGAAGAAGGGagaaaattaataaagaaacagTACACAAAACGACAACATCAAAACTGCAACAGGAATAAGTCCAGGTCTTTGATGTTGGGCTTGGTCCATTTCAAATTAAGATTTATTGTGGACAAAGagtcaaacttttttatatttttttcagaacagaATCCTTTTTCCAGTAGTGTAACTTGTGTTAGGACCTGTCTCTGTTCTTGTTTCAGTCCACTGGTTTactatttcctgtttttcttttaacatataTTACAGATAGTTTTttgttctctgtgtttttgatttaGTCATGTTTCTGAACCCCCAAACTGTGGTGTGGCAACGAATGCACCATTCACTGAATATGCAGACAACAAGTTCCTCAGATCCACATGGATCCCTCTGCTATAAAAAGATCATGTCTGatatttagaattattttttatacacTGAAGCAGAGaagtatttgttaaaaaaacagaagttcacCTCAGTACTTTGTAATATAACCCAGGTTTCAGTGACAGAGACTAAACCTTTCCTGTAGATCGCAGCAGGTTTACGCTGTAGCTGCTGTTTAGGTCCATTcatccatgcagatcttctagCTGGGATTatttggggctgttgctgggcaacaaaGACTTTCAATTGCCTCCACAAATTCTCTATTGGACTGAGATCCAGAGATTGCCAGGAATCCATCCACCCCCCTTTTACccctctatccatccattcctaccctccatccatccatccatcccaccatccattcacccatcccccttcatccatccatccatccatccattcctccatccatccctccatccatccatccattcctccattcatctctccatccattcacccctctatccatccattcctccattcatccctccatctacccttccatccatccatctacccttccatccatccctccatccatccatccattcctccattcatctctccatccattcacccctccatccatccatcccaccatccattcacccatcccccttcatccatccatccattcctccattcatccctccatccacccttccatccatccatccatccatccatccacccttccatccatccatccacccttcCATCCATCCCCccttcatccctccatccacccttccatccatccatccatccatccatccatccatccctccatccaccCCTCCTTCcattcatccctccatccatccacccttcCATCCAtgcatctatctatctatctatctatccacaTTCTTTCTTTCTAATACagatcagtcttttttttaactctttgtaGAAAAACAGTCCTAAACCATGATggttccacccccatgcttcacagtgggtATGGTGTTCTTCAGcgttcttcttcctcctccaaacaATGACAGGTCTGCACATGTACTGGTGGGGGGGACCTTTGAAGCTCTGCAGGATTTGAATCCATAAATGCATGTGTTACCATGGTAACCTGTGTTACTGTGGTGGTCCCAGCTTTCTTTAGGTCATTAACCAAGGTTTTCCATGAAGTTCTTGGCAGTTTCATCAATGTTCTCAAGATCATTTGTACACAATCAGGAGTGATTTTCCATGGAGCTCCAAACTGCTTGTTGATTGCAGATGAATTCATTCCGGTCTTGTTCAGGTCTGTATTATTGTTCCTAGTGTCCTTTGACAGATCTTTGGTCCTGATCAAGGTGGAGGGGTTGCAGTTTGACTGCTTAAAGGTGTGTTTAGGTATCTTTGATTCAGGCAGTGAGTTAAACAGGTGGCATCAATACAGGTAACCAGTGCAGGATAGAAGACCTTCTTAAAGACAGAATTCTTGCTCGTTTGTAGAagataaatacttattttctgcccTATCATACAAAATAACAATCAAACTACGTGATTTCccggatttttttttcttaattctgtctctcatagttgatgtgtttctgtgtttacattcaatgttttaactttttctcttaTATTTGCTAATACTAACCTGAAGTTTGTTTACTTTCACCATTGAAGTTACTTTTGATTTCCATCTTTTCATATTCTCTCATTTGAACTTCATTACTTGATTATTTTACCCATAAGTCACTGATCTCCAGCATTGTGAGTTCTCTGTCTGAACAACCAGACACCAGAACCCACCTTGTTGACTCACCGGTGTAAGATCATCACAACAGGCTGAACAGGTACAGGAGGCGGCGTGAGGGTTAAGGATCCTCTCCTAGACACAAACAAGCACATTTGTCAGATCCAAACAGAGAACAGGAAGCCTCTAGAACGGACTGGTCACAGCACCTGTATAAGGCACAGCAGAGGTCTGCCGGCGTATCTGATGCTTCTCTTCCAGTCTTTGCTGCTTGCTCTGCCCGACAGAGCCTCAAACTCTGTGGGAGTGAACCACTGCTGGTTGTGTTTAATGCAGCGACCTTTGCCACCTAAAAACCAGAGACAGATGCATGACTCTTTACTGCTGCCCTGTCTGatatgcttttattctgaaacacgCGGTGGCCAACCACTTTATCcaatatttaaaccttttttccaTTCAGTGAGAATAATACGACAAGtcaaagcaattaaaaaacactttaagaactaaacacaacaaaaagtaaTAGTTGAAGCTGAAACACACAAGTAGAAATATTTCTATCAGATGACAAACTCAAAATAGAATCTCAACTGACATAAATGAACTCCCGGGATAAAGGCCTTCAAATATCCTGTCCCTTTGTTTCAGAGGTCGATAAGCTAAAGCAAAACCTGCGTTCATTATCAGACATATTTGTTAATGACATTTGACACACAGGTGACACTTTATCCACTACAGACCAAAAAGAAGTCTTACACTGAAAACTATGGCAGTGGATCGTTGCTCAGGTGGCGATTCGATTCATGAAtagaaccacgattcttactttttactaaaatgtttgttgctgCGTGTATGTCTTTtaactggatgtatgaaaatgtgaattatttgtattaattcccatcatttatacctttatttagaacagatcagaatgaacaaaattgataaaaacacaaagatttagaaaaaaagaaatggtgtttcttattttaaacaggtttttctttttttgtcaagttCAACAGTAATAtgaacaacataaaaagcataaaattcagtttttttggaccatttaagaacaaatcctgaaaatattttccacagtttttccatcctcaaagttctgcaccattttacgttctaagcaatATCGGTGCAGAGCCCGTAGAattagatgttttatttttttccgtgGCAGAATCAGCGGATTCACGTTGATGACGTCCGCCCTTCAGCCATGCAGTGCAGACTACCTGCGTTTCTGCGCTTCAGAATTCGCTGAAGTTACATTATttgcgtcaactgttgaagagttactgtaaccaaaagaatgtaaacactggagctaaagctgatttattttttcagaagtgaatgaaatttcatttttgttaattttttaaacggaaaaaaagctctcactagttttactttgaaaacaggaagcttcaccgacacaaagatttatttacttccggtgacagtaACACTGATCAATCAGTTTTAgctaataaaattaaaatccaacattattctgcatttcagagcaataaatacattattccccaacaatattttactacgctctattatatttataaaaattgcaaatcagcgatcttggacgttgcGAATATTTATACTCAgatttttgggagcagatcgcgagtgTCCCAGCAcctggatactcgttacagccccaCTGAAAACCAGAGCTAGAGTGGTTCTAGAGGAGACTCTCTGTGTTGGTGTTGACAGATGAACCTGAGAGATTCTCAGTGCAGACATCACCTGATCCCAGGCGAGGCTTGTACAGAACCCCGCTGGTGTTCCTGCAGCGGACCGGCAGCTCGTTGTTGTACACGGAAGGGTCCCAGTTGTACTTGGAGCAGGAGTCCTTGTCCTGGGGGGGAGTCAGTGGAGTAGTTGGAGTCTGAGGGCCTGGAGCAGATGTTCAAAGTGAGTAAGGTTTTAATTTGGACTgtgaacattttacattaatgcaagtgattaatcaattaacgctttaatattcaataaaacaaataataatatctCATTGAGCAGAAGTCCTCTGCTTTGCCTCGGTGGTGCAGACAGCATGCGCTACAacactttgctgtttttttttcccacttataacatggttatttacaaaagaaataaataatcattcggtttttagtattttgctCTTGAAAGCTGAAAGCTGCGTTCATTCAGATGGTGAACCTCACCGTAcagggagagtctctgaatgactCCAgacataaataaacctgatctctaaaCATCCTCCATGTCTTCCATGCCTTGTAAGTGAGatacacacagacagacaccaCTCCATATagcaatcaggctaaaaacatttgacGATAGCTCCTCCTACATGTGTCTGGAGCATCGagcttatgaacacatttttggtaaAGTATTGAGCAGCAATTTTGCTGCTCTTCAAAATAGAGGCAGTTGACGTGAATTTGACGCACAAACCATGATCGGTCTGAACGCAGCGTTACGCTACACTTTAGTGgttaaaaaagtgcaaatactGACTCCGTACTGATGCTACACGCACATGGTGTGCAGACACTAAGAGcctgtaggatgtccacacaaacggCACTTTTTAAGTGAACAGCACTAACGAGCTGCTTGATCAGTGTGCacaatagtgctgccacaaaccattattttaatagtcgactaatcgggtcatgcaagaagtggatgtaaagcacacatctcaaccatcaatagctttaaactaactagaaactatatatatagcattacctgtgataatgctactgtgaatgctgaaagctgaatttggccgctgaagatgctgaaattgatagataaaaatgctgaagctgatagctgaaaacactgaagttgatagctgaatttgctgaagctgatagctatctaaaatattagttaaacgccaaattagcctaaaaaatggaaaaaatcctaaattagccaaaacagctaacgtgtaaatattagactaactccaaaacattgaaaaaaaaaattaaaaaaagcctaaattagccaaaacagctagcatgtagttgaaatgttagcttaatagtctaaaaaacctttttaaatacCAATCTAGTCCAAAAAGGCTAGCAGAATCccattataactttaataaaataacgagtaattgactattaaattggtcgtcaactattttaatagtcaattagtcgactaatcgtggtagCCCTAgtgcacaatttaaaaaaaagaaacatttgtacAACACGTCTAACTTACTTCAATCTTTTGTGTTGTTGAAGTCTTCACTAAGACCAGctgcccgcagcatacccatagaaaaatagacatgaacattttctctctgcacTGAGAGGTCTAAGACCTTCATATTTCCATGTATCACCATTTTTCCCCCtgcagacagcccgtatccacccgtaAAGACAGTTGAGACAAAGGCCTAAAATAATTGACAAACATGTCCTTaagatgaaaacacacaaagatcacCTGCTGTGATGCTGGCGGCAGACTTCAGTCCAGCAGCTTCTACGATGCTGCCGTCAGTGTGAACCACAATCAGAGTCGCCTTCTGAGCGCTGAGACCGTCACCCAACTGGAGAGTGGTTCTGTTGTTCTGtcagcacacagacacacatacaACAGCtgaatgtaaaaacacactGCAGTTACTTCTAGAGAAAATGCAATCAAGATTATTCAAcattgaagtcccactctgatcatcttttgatctgttaaaTCAAAACGagtagtgttttaataatgttgtttttggtcacactttttaaaactgtcattttctaggacacaaTTTCTCCAGAGAGGAAggagttctttaaaaattatctctgagttgtgggcggaactgttgaTGCAGAGTAAGTCGGCCCCCTTTCCCCTCACAGTTACTGAGCAGGGGGCTGAAGCCCACCTTGAACATTTTCTAGATCACTAATAAGATGTTTTtccaaactgaaatgttttgtttgctcatgatttaaataaataaatactttgaaGCACAATTttatcttaattgtctttatttatgcCCTCCATTGAgtcaaaaatgccacaagaacatgttaaaaacaccattttaatcAAAGTGCATCTTTAACATTTGCCTTTGAGGGAGAATcctatataataataataataataataataatttgtatttatatggcgcctttctTGGCACTCAAGGTCGCCTCACagtacaaaaaaacataaaaacagcatttaatagcataaaaataaaacagctaaataacaaacacaacagtgagtcaacagttaaaattacattaattacattaattaattatataCGCTCTGTTCTGATAACCAGAGTTACTGATGCTGCTTTAGAAGGAAGGGTTTCCCAATTTTAGGAGGTCAGACTCGTGTACAGCAACAGGTAAAGAGATAAAGATTCAAGGAGATCTAGAACAcatgtcaaaatcaaggcctaggggccggatccggccctccaggtcattatATTGATGATTTAtcaatgattttatttcattgttattaatgaccccgttgttatcttgcgctcaattctaacttgtataattttgacaaaatatattcttatgaagagtaaaatattgaaagttatttaaggtttaagttaattaattttggaataatattcctgcctttttattatcataattatgttaaaaagttatggtttaaagttttaaaaattgacattattgtagctttttgtattattttggcatttactatttttaggctgttttgcagttagttaactgttttggctaacctaagttttttttttctttttttagcttgtttaggctatttggcaattagctaatcttttagctggctatcaactttagtgttttcagttatcaacttcctcgttttcagctatcagtttcagcatcttcaactatcagcactagtatctttagctgtcaaattcagcttttagcattcacactagtattatcacaggtaatgctatatatctagttcataaaaagttaaggttttaaagttttaaaaatgtatttttagtgccttcaaaaaatgtttatcctgttcagcctgcgacctaaggtgtgttttggattttgccccctgtgcgactgagtttgacacccctgatctagaaaaTCTTAATCCTTCCCCATTCACCACAACTGaatatagaaatataaatacaaaaaatccacacacatacaaaggaaaaaagacaaTACTCTTAAAACCGTGATGACAAaaagctcagtggccttgtggtagagtgtccgccctgacaCTGAAAGGTCGTGAGTTAAAATTCAAGCcgagtcaaaccaaagactaaaaatgggacctaATGCTtctctgcttgacactcagtattaaggggttggactggggggttgaACCCCGGGAACGGCTGTGTCTGTAGCAcaccgctcccccaggagatgggtcaaatgtTGAGAACAGCTAAtgtgactttaactttaacaagCAGCTggataaaacacaaatacattgCTGTTATATATATCCTTTTCTGTGAAAAGCAGAGTGGTGGTAGTATCATGGTTTGGCTCTGTTCTTTTTCATATGGATTTTAAAGTCAAGCTGgcattataaatatttaataaaagagTACATTTTAGGAGTAGAATATTGATGTGTTATCAATGTGTAGATCCCACCACTtagtatgaataaaaacataaactattAGACAGAAACAGTCAGCTGAAGTTACATGAAACATAAAGGTGAGCATTCGTTTTTGCAGGAGAACCAAATGTGTTGTGTCCGACAttcatgataaacatttttgaagggaaaacaaaaattacaaatacaaCAGTTTCCAACTTAACACGACACACCTGAGCTGATGGGAAAAGCAATGAAACtgagcatgtttttgtgtctttttgagTGTCGTATGTGGTAGGGCTGGGGATCGCCAGTCATTTTCAAAGacgattcagttcaattcacAACAGCCTGGAATGATTTGATTCCGATTTGTTTGgattctttcgatcctctcaattcaattcaattttgagttaacacggtgtacacatttgtttaggaatacattaataatctaatctatatatgtttttattatattcatattaatctgatccagttcacatactgtcaaatgtattagtgaaataattagatttttaatagcatacagtgttacatggattcttaaACAGAGAAGCaatttctttctctttatttttctttttttgtatttttatctccGCAgtataactttgttttctttgtaaatatgtaaattgtctaatttttctcattttctatCTGTAATCCTGCCGTAACCctgaaatttccccaccgtggaagaataaaggactatcttatcttaAGTTTcgacaattgttctgcttctcctggaggatgtttcagtttggccactaggtggcgatcgcacaaTAGTATTACACattattccaaaagaagaagaaattatgagcaaaaaaatgtgttttagaccacaaatgttactttgaaagaatatttccataaaagactttggaaaattcctacctgtgagtttataaatatgttcacttattcagtaatactatgtttaggtcgaccgagcgttagcattagctgtcctatgggaaatcccactaaacgttagcatcaagctagcagactttaaaATTATccgttagatcaatctctatttttatggatccaTTATCGATCTATTTAGCTTAGATTCAGATCGATtgatcgattttatcaacccaaccctagtatgtaggggtgtaatgatcaatcatttaattaattgatttctaCTCCTGTGATCCAACCACATATTGTTTATCAAATCGACCTATTCCAttataaaattgctttaaaatgaaataaattgattatattgaTATTGGAAAACATCATTTGaattgagacatggtaggtttattaAGATAAAAACGACCAttacagcagacaacacacagcAAAAACCATCATTCCACTTCAATGtgtgaaacactttgaatttagcaaagtcGTGTGACCATACAGTCTGGTAGAATGTCTAATTGAATTAttctgaagaggaaaaacaatagtggactgaactttatcaaactaaaatgtgaatggatttaacATGCattattgtttacttgtttgtttgtacatatatttaatttacacttgattatcttgaagaaatctggaaaacttcagctgcactgttcagtaccatttatccatccatgttaggtcagtgaatcagatcaaaatgaaccaatttcaACTATCAACAACCACAAATGATGATATATATGAatcaaactgattttaaaatgaatcactACACCTGAGAGTATCTTTTCTGATTACACTGAGTATGCCagcaaaaaacaaccaaaccaaACCCCACAAAGAGtgacattattatttatttgagttCCTAAAGGCCATGAAGAAAGCAGTGACCTACCAGCATGTGCTCAGACAGCGCTGCTGATGTTGCCACTGTTGTGGTGAAAACACTGTCGTCTGTGGTCTGAACATCTGCCTCAGCTGTCACCTCTGATCAACACATGTGGGAGAAtgagaaacaacaaaatcacaCATGTGCTTTCTAGTTCATTAACATAATTATTGACAATTAAATGTTTACAACAATCTGAAGTGTTTCATTCATTAGACCCACTGAACGTAGATATAGGAATAGTTCCGCTGTTTTTCTCCTAAATCTCTCTCGTGGTGTATAAAGACTCAGATTAATGTCTGCCGCCGCTCACGATCACAACCATAAAGAGCGGTACCGCTTTATATAGCCTTCTAAGCTAACTGTATTATTTTCACGCGCTGTGTTTCCTTTTTCCCACTGCACGTGAAGGCCGTCTTGAACGGCGCGAGCCCGCTACCTGCGAACGAAGCCTCGTCTGCGTTCGGCATGGACTCGGCTCCGATGTCGATGTTTCCCGGTTCGGGCATCACAGCCATCGTTGCGACTTCGGCCTCCGACTCCGTTTCGGAGCCCACTCCCTCCACCGGCGGTCCGATGATGGGCGGTTCAACCAGCCCGAAAGCCTTCGTTGCCGAGTCTGCCTCCTCCATGTCTCCGCCAaaacgacgacaaaagccgagaATGACCGAGCGAAAACACGACACCGAGCAGCCCGAGCTGACCTCAGTCTGCACGGACCGGGACACAACCACGAATATGGAGCCCGGAACGGTTCTCCAAAACAGTCCAGGTTTGATAAAAGCGTAAAGCGAATGGGCCGCCGGGAACGGGGCCTGCTGTTGTTTGTTAGCAAGAAGCCTGCTGAGAGGATACACCGGAGAATGCCGGAAAAACACGAGCTCCGCCGAAGATCAAGCGCGAACATCACGCCTACTGATCCGAATTCACACAACTTCTTACAATAAAACCAAGTTAATGTCATCCTTTTAAGcacaaaacatgaatatatATCGTTTTAAAGGGTTTTATTAAGTAGAaatgctttaatttatttacattaaatattttaacaggTTTTCCCAATAACATACTACTGCAtttgagaataaaaataataaattaaactgtCAGTTCAGCTAAAATAATAACCAGAACCTAATAAAAGTTGCACCAAGTGATTAAGCTACTCGTTTACTTTTAATGTACTGTTGGTCACGCTGTAGAATCATTATAGAAAGTTGAAAACACAGTAtcgacagagaaaaaaaatataaacatttgat includes these proteins:
- the deaf1 gene encoding deformed epidermal autoregulatory factor 1 homolog isoform X1, which produces MEEADSATKAFGLVEPPIIGPPVEGVGSETESEAEVATMAVMPEPGNIDIGAESMPNADEASFAEVTAEADVQTTDDSVFTTTVATSAALSEHMLNNRTTLQLGDGLSAQKATLIVVHTDGSIVEAAGLKSAASITAGPQTPTTPLTPPQDKDSCSKYNWDPSVYNNELPVRCRNTSGVLYKPRLGSGGKGRCIKHNQQWFTPTEFEALSGRASSKDWKRSIRYAGRPLLCLIQERILNPHAASCTCSACCDDLTPSLKEESSLAGENINMTGPVRLFVPYKRRKKDADLQVIPSKKELPSSKNITLSPGATFTVSPSGEFTTSGTLTFDRTPTGDAATAAAIISDGSAQGEVYGGTAVLTALPALSMTPQPIQAKVAVSTAAASPSETLVTGLDVAPAGAVEPGGGDPQKQTWLYLEELANTLLANVQQLKALIEQAKSSAGEAGDAKAQEGRKEISFQQPDDSEAKRNSDITEIIINQMCVNCGRVAMNECTGCHKVNYCSTFCQRKDWKDHQHSCCQPAGGIPVQDEEEVAAMEMDKVK
- the deaf1 gene encoding deformed epidermal autoregulatory factor 1 homolog isoform X2, coding for MEEADSATKAFGLVEPPIIGPPVEGVGSETESEAEVATMAVMPEPGNIDIGAESMPNADEASFAEVTAEADVQTTDDSVFTTTVATSAALSEHMLNNRTTLQLGDGLSAQKATLIVVHTDGSIVEAAGLKSAASITAGPQTPTTPLTPPQDKDSCSKYNWDPSVYNNELPVRCRNTSGVLYKPRLGSGGKGRCIKHNQQWFTPTEFEALSGRASSKDWKRSIRYAGRPLLCLIQERILNPHAASCTCSACCDDLTPSLKEESSLAGENINMTGPVRLFVPYKRRKKDADLQVIPSKKELPSSKNITLSPGATFTVSPSGEFTTSGTLTFDRTPTGDAATAAAIISDGSAQGEVYGGTAVLTALPALSMTPQPIQAKVAVSTAAASPSETLVTGLDVAPAGAVEPGGGDPQKQTWLYLEELANTLLANVQQLKALIEQAKSSAGEAGDAKAQEGRKEISFQQPDDSEAKRNSDITEIIINMCVNCGRVAMNECTGCHKVNYCSTFCQRKDWKDHQHSCCQPAGGIPVQDEEEVAAMEMDKVK